One Moritella sp. Urea-trap-13 genomic window carries:
- the guaB gene encoding IMP dehydrogenase, translating into MLRIAKEALTFDDVLLVPAHSTVLPNDANLKTQLTKKISLNIPMLAAAMDTVTEGRLAIALAEEGGIGFIHKNMSIERQAAEVRLVKKYVSGIVAEPVTVKPDMTIADVAELAKQYGFAGFPVVTEANDLVGIITGRDVRFVDDLTALVESVMTPKDRLVTVGQKSSREEVLGLMHKHRIEKVLAVNVDFKLTGMITVKDFKQAEKKPNACKDELGRLRVGAAVGAGGSTAERIDALVEAGVDVLLIDSSHGHSQGVLNRIKETRAAYPDLEIVGGNVATGAGALALVEAGVSCVKVGIGPGSICTTRIVTGVGVPQITAINDAVTALEGTGIPVIADGGIRFSGDIAKALAAGASCVMVGSMFAGTEEAPGEVELYQGRAYKSYRGMGSLGAMSKGSSDRYFQSENAADKLVPEGIEGRVPYKGKLKEIIHQQMGGIRSSMGLTGCATIHDMNTKAEFVRITGSGITESHVHDVIMTKEAPNYRSN; encoded by the coding sequence ATGCTAAGAATTGCCAAAGAAGCCCTTACCTTTGATGACGTACTGCTTGTACCTGCTCATTCAACTGTTCTACCGAACGATGCTAACCTAAAAACTCAACTAACGAAAAAAATCTCGTTAAACATACCTATGCTTGCTGCTGCGATGGACACAGTAACTGAAGGTCGTTTAGCGATTGCGCTAGCTGAAGAAGGTGGTATTGGTTTTATTCACAAGAACATGTCAATCGAGCGTCAAGCTGCTGAAGTACGTTTAGTTAAAAAATATGTAAGTGGTATTGTTGCTGAGCCCGTTACTGTAAAACCTGATATGACTATTGCTGATGTAGCTGAACTAGCTAAGCAATACGGTTTTGCTGGCTTTCCTGTAGTAACCGAAGCCAATGACCTAGTGGGTATCATTACTGGTCGTGATGTACGTTTTGTAGATGATTTAACTGCCCTAGTTGAATCAGTGATGACACCGAAAGATCGTTTAGTGACTGTAGGTCAAAAGTCTTCTCGTGAAGAAGTACTTGGTCTGATGCACAAACACCGTATTGAAAAAGTACTTGCGGTAAACGTAGACTTTAAACTTACGGGTATGATCACGGTTAAAGATTTTAAACAAGCAGAGAAAAAACCCAATGCATGTAAAGACGAATTAGGTCGTTTACGTGTAGGTGCTGCTGTAGGCGCTGGTGGTTCAACTGCTGAACGTATCGACGCATTAGTAGAAGCTGGTGTTGATGTATTATTAATTGATTCATCTCACGGCCATTCTCAAGGTGTTCTAAACCGTATTAAAGAAACACGCGCTGCATACCCTGATTTAGAAATCGTTGGTGGTAACGTAGCAACTGGCGCTGGTGCTCTGGCATTAGTAGAAGCCGGCGTTAGCTGTGTTAAAGTTGGTATCGGCCCTGGTTCAATCTGTACTACACGTATCGTTACTGGTGTTGGAGTGCCACAAATTACAGCAATCAATGACGCTGTAACGGCATTAGAAGGTACTGGTATTCCAGTTATCGCTGATGGTGGTATCCGTTTCTCTGGTGATATCGCGAAAGCACTTGCTGCTGGTGCATCATGTGTAATGGTTGGTTCTATGTTCGCTGGTACTGAAGAAGCACCAGGTGAAGTTGAACTTTACCAAGGTCGTGCATACAAGTCATACCGTGGTATGGGTTCATTAGGCGCTATGTCTAAGGGTTCATCTGACCGTTACTTCCAATCAGAAAACGCTGCTGACAAATTAGTACCAGAAGGTATTGAAGGCCGTGTTCCTTATAAAGGCAAATTGAAAGAAATCATCCATCAACAAATGGGTGGCATTCGTTCTTCAATGGGTCTAACTGGTTGTGCAACTATCCATGACATGAACACGAAAGCTGAATTCGTTCGTATCACGGGTTCTGGTATCACAGAAAGCCATGTTCATGATGTTATCATGACTAAAGAAGCGCCAAACTACCGTTCAAACTAA
- the xseA gene encoding exodeoxyribonuclease VII large subunit has protein sequence MLNNPNIYTVTHLNASVRQLIESEMGTLWLTGEISNFVAPASGHWYLSLKDSRSQVRCAMFKGNNRRVTFRPANGQQVLAKVRVTMYEPRGEYQLVIESLSPAGDGLLQQQYEQLKASLDAQGYFSQAHKKPLPLHAKKIGIITSATGAAVHDILTVLERRSPNLPVIIYPTLVQGAQAAPAIVNAINIANQRNEVDLLIVGRGGGSLEDLWCFNEASVAQAIFNSQLPIISAVGHEIDVTIADFVADMRAPTPSAAAELVSQDQAHLQQQVTNLSNRLNKAIQNQLARKQHQQRYLQQSLMSQHPQHKLQQQSQKLDELNLRLNQAVNRHIAKQKLHLTQLTGRLQSCSPVHKLTAMQQQQANLQTRLHSAMQRRFQQEQNQLQNLVQQLQTVSPLATLTRGYSITKNDKQQVITSVAKLKSGDKLFTRFTDGEVRSTVD, from the coding sequence ATTTTGAACAATCCAAATATTTATACCGTAACTCACTTAAACGCCAGCGTTAGGCAATTGATCGAATCAGAGATGGGCACCTTGTGGTTAACCGGTGAAATCTCCAATTTCGTTGCGCCCGCTTCAGGGCATTGGTATCTATCCCTTAAAGATAGTCGCTCACAAGTGCGCTGCGCGATGTTCAAAGGCAACAACCGTCGGGTGACATTTCGCCCAGCCAACGGTCAACAAGTATTAGCCAAAGTACGTGTCACTATGTACGAACCCCGCGGTGAATATCAATTAGTCATTGAATCTTTAAGCCCCGCAGGCGATGGTTTATTACAACAACAGTACGAGCAACTAAAAGCCTCGTTAGATGCCCAAGGTTATTTTTCCCAAGCGCATAAAAAGCCACTGCCGCTACATGCGAAAAAAATTGGCATCATTACTTCAGCAACTGGTGCTGCGGTACACGATATCCTTACCGTGCTTGAACGTCGTAGCCCTAATTTACCGGTGATCATCTATCCGACATTAGTGCAAGGTGCACAAGCAGCACCAGCGATTGTCAATGCTATTAATATTGCCAATCAGCGTAACGAGGTCGACCTGTTAATTGTCGGTCGTGGTGGTGGTTCGTTAGAAGACTTATGGTGCTTTAATGAAGCCAGTGTGGCACAGGCTATTTTTAACAGCCAATTACCGATTATCAGCGCCGTTGGCCACGAGATCGACGTCACTATCGCCGATTTCGTCGCCGATATGCGTGCACCGACGCCTTCTGCAGCTGCTGAATTGGTCAGCCAAGACCAAGCCCATTTACAGCAGCAGGTAACGAACCTTAGCAACCGTTTAAACAAGGCCATACAAAACCAGCTAGCAAGAAAACAACATCAACAGCGCTACTTACAGCAATCTTTGATGAGCCAGCATCCACAGCATAAGTTGCAGCAACAAAGTCAAAAACTTGATGAGCTGAATTTACGCTTGAACCAAGCGGTAAATCGCCATATCGCTAAGCAGAAGTTACATTTAACTCAACTAACGGGTCGCTTACAGTCATGCTCTCCGGTGCATAAACTGACTGCGATGCAGCAACAGCAAGCCAACTTGCAGACGCGCTTACACAGTGCCATGCAGCGCCGTTTTCAGCAAGAACAGAACCAACTACAAAACTTGGTGCAGCAGCTGCAAACAGTCAGCCCATTGGCAACCCTGACACGTGGTTATTCAATTACCAAAAATGACAAACAACAAGTCATTACCTCGGTGGCGAAACTGAAATCAGGCGACAAACTATTCACTCGTTTTACCGATGGTGAAGTACGCTCTACTGTCGATTAA
- a CDS encoding PhoX family phosphatase, with amino-acid sequence MSKDTFDPTKYNNSNNEPFASVMERELSRRSILRAGMGMAAVGMLSGVGLAGCSSSATNSTVVTGTKVKLGFDSIAGVKLDAVAVPKGYSAQVLAPWGTPLNDLAQEWQVDGSNSAIDQANSLGMHHDGMHYFPLNGSSTDGLLCINHEYIDQKALHPTGTDYKGLRTILDEVRKEINAHGVTVVRIKQTNGRWDVVKNDSHNRRFTAATTMDISGPVANKTLLETPFSPNGDKVRGTLNNCGNGYTPWGTYLTCEENWPGYFVNTGTQAPDQSRIGIDDKNTRYGWDDLAGNRDEIDDEFTRFDITETGNNATEDYRNEANGHGYIVEIDPYNNQSSATKRTALGRFRHEGCVFGQVVEGKPIVFYSGHDSRFEYIYKFVSDVLWEPADANRTDRLTVGEKYMDQGTLYVARFDDSGVGVWLPLTMTAATKDQGVLADHFTSLAGIILNTAGAADLVGATPMDRPEWAAVDPVNGAVYMTLTNNTKRTRETNVANPRLNNSTGHIIRWQEGDNAELFSWDIFVFGAAEDAVPEVNISGLAELNQFASPDGLAFDARGIMWMQTDNGAPELTEYTNDQMLAVIPSQLTTNSGDLDTINSDNQAALKRFFVGPNGAEVTGLAFSPAQTDLFLNVQHPSNWPYSSDATMATPRNKTVRPRAATVIIRKNDGGEIGV; translated from the coding sequence ATGAGCAAAGATACATTTGATCCGACTAAATATAATAACAGTAACAATGAACCATTTGCGTCGGTAATGGAGAGAGAACTCTCTCGCCGCAGTATATTAAGAGCAGGCATGGGCATGGCTGCTGTTGGCATGCTAAGTGGTGTTGGTTTGGCGGGTTGTTCCAGTTCAGCGACTAATTCAACAGTGGTAACTGGCACTAAAGTTAAATTAGGTTTCGATTCTATTGCGGGTGTTAAACTTGATGCTGTCGCAGTACCAAAAGGTTACAGCGCGCAAGTGCTTGCACCTTGGGGTACGCCGCTAAATGATCTTGCTCAAGAGTGGCAAGTTGATGGCTCTAACAGCGCGATCGATCAAGCTAATTCATTAGGTATGCATCATGACGGTATGCATTACTTTCCGCTAAACGGTAGCTCTACCGATGGCTTGTTATGTATTAACCACGAATACATAGATCAAAAGGCATTACATCCAACCGGAACTGACTATAAGGGCTTACGTACAATTCTTGATGAAGTGCGCAAAGAGATTAATGCTCATGGTGTAACTGTGGTGCGTATTAAACAAACAAATGGTCGTTGGGATGTAGTGAAAAATGATAGTCATAATCGCCGCTTTACTGCTGCTACTACTATGGATATTAGTGGCCCTGTGGCTAATAAAACGCTACTTGAAACGCCTTTCTCTCCAAACGGTGACAAAGTACGTGGCACACTAAATAACTGCGGTAATGGTTATACACCGTGGGGTACTTACTTGACTTGCGAAGAAAACTGGCCGGGTTATTTTGTTAATACTGGCACCCAAGCGCCTGATCAGTCTCGTATCGGTATTGATGATAAAAACACGCGTTATGGCTGGGATGATTTAGCCGGTAATCGTGATGAAATTGATGATGAATTTACGCGTTTTGATATTACTGAAACGGGAAATAATGCCACTGAAGATTACCGTAATGAAGCTAATGGCCACGGTTATATTGTCGAAATAGACCCTTATAATAATCAGTCTAGTGCGACTAAACGTACCGCTCTGGGGCGTTTCCGTCATGAAGGTTGTGTGTTTGGACAAGTTGTTGAAGGCAAACCAATCGTATTTTATTCAGGCCATGATTCACGCTTTGAATATATTTATAAATTTGTGTCTGATGTACTTTGGGAACCCGCTGACGCGAATAGAACAGATCGTTTAACTGTCGGTGAAAAGTATATGGATCAAGGCACGTTATACGTTGCTCGATTCGATGATAGTGGCGTTGGTGTATGGTTACCATTAACCATGACTGCGGCGACTAAAGACCAAGGTGTATTGGCTGATCACTTTACTAGTCTGGCTGGCATTATTTTAAATACCGCAGGCGCTGCCGATTTAGTTGGCGCGACACCTATGGATCGTCCTGAGTGGGCAGCGGTAGATCCGGTTAATGGCGCGGTTTACATGACCTTGACCAATAATACTAAACGTACCAGGGAAACCAACGTTGCTAACCCAAGATTAAATAACAGCACGGGTCATATTATTCGTTGGCAAGAAGGCGATAATGCTGAATTATTTAGCTGGGATATCTTCGTGTTTGGTGCCGCTGAAGATGCTGTTCCAGAAGTGAATATTTCAGGATTGGCAGAACTAAACCAATTCGCCAGTCCAGATGGCTTAGCATTTGATGCGCGTGGCATCATGTGGATGCAAACCGATAATGGCGCACCGGAATTGACCGAGTACACCAATGATCAGATGTTGGCTGTAATACCAAGTCAGTTAACCACGAATTCGGGCGATCTTGATACCATTAACAGTGATAACCAGGCGGCGCTAAAACGTTTCTTCGTTGGCCCTAATGGCGCAGAAGTAACGGGCTTAGCCTTTAGTCCAGCACAAACGGATCTGTTCTTGAACGTTCAGCATCCATCTAACTGGCCGTATAGCAGCGATGCGACGATGGCAACACCGCGTAATAAAACGGTTCGACCGCGCGCCGCAACTGTAATTATTCGTAAAAATGACGGTGGTGAGATTGGGGTTTAA
- a CDS encoding methyl-accepting chemotaxis protein: MTSIKNIYSSYFIAFMLAIMVLTTIGIKTFVSPQLLESSEDIIRKSLQTVSENVFTKLSKVEAQQKNITQVIPELSSEQIDQLLPALVDQYGDSNVFGGGIWPLPEQRQDDVRKFSSFVHRDSNNQLISNDYWNTAAAPNYFEQSWHKAGQNAPKGSCAWAPAYKDSASPEARTNCSMGIYKDGRLYGAATIDVTLGFFNQLAKDLEQEFGGYILVVEQDGKILNNTSATSGELLLKTTASLASRSAFINAVNNNLNNQNNSNYISYAADNGEEYALYFQPLTDTPWSIALAVPVSSLHENESVILSIIAAIQLPLMLAIICFCYITFKRLSQRLIVLRENIDLLSQGNADLTTRVEIKANDEVGDIGHSVNNFINYLHTLMLSVNDSSIKISGSLAQVEEQTHITNNIVISHAQETEQAVTAMEEMSTTATIVATNAADAAASTQQMHDAVSQSKLTVIRASNNVQTLLDDVEDTVVNIESMAQHTQQISKVLTVIGDIAEQTNLLALNAAIEAARAGEQGRGFAVVADEVRALAARTQNSTSEINTMLSKLNSGVNAVVTAMDKTKERCVTTATDTQEVNQDLDSMEVAIATISELTIQIASAAEEQSTVSNEVTRNMSEIQHIVSELSSNAEHTATTTKELGVMNTELKDVVGKFNL; encoded by the coding sequence ATGACCTCGATTAAAAACATTTACTCTTCTTACTTTATTGCGTTTATGCTCGCAATTATGGTGTTAACAACTATTGGTATTAAAACCTTTGTCTCACCACAACTACTCGAATCTTCGGAAGACATTATCCGCAAGTCATTACAAACAGTCTCTGAAAACGTATTTACTAAACTGAGTAAAGTAGAAGCACAGCAGAAAAATATTACCCAAGTTATTCCTGAGTTATCGAGTGAACAAATAGATCAACTCCTGCCAGCCTTGGTTGATCAATATGGTGATAGTAATGTATTCGGTGGCGGTATTTGGCCATTACCAGAGCAACGTCAAGATGATGTACGTAAATTCAGTTCTTTTGTCCACCGCGATAGTAACAACCAACTTATCAGTAATGATTATTGGAATACTGCGGCAGCGCCAAATTATTTTGAGCAGTCTTGGCATAAGGCCGGACAAAATGCACCGAAAGGCAGCTGTGCTTGGGCACCAGCCTATAAAGATTCTGCAAGTCCCGAAGCGCGTACTAACTGTAGTATGGGTATCTATAAAGACGGTCGTTTATATGGTGCAGCAACCATTGACGTCACACTTGGTTTCTTTAACCAACTTGCGAAAGATCTAGAACAAGAGTTTGGCGGTTATATTCTGGTGGTCGAACAAGATGGCAAGATCCTGAATAATACCTCGGCAACGTCAGGTGAGTTATTATTAAAGACAACCGCTTCACTTGCTTCACGCTCCGCGTTTATTAATGCCGTAAACAACAATTTAAACAATCAAAATAACAGTAACTATATTAGTTATGCTGCAGATAATGGTGAAGAGTACGCATTGTATTTCCAACCATTAACAGATACGCCATGGTCAATCGCGTTAGCCGTGCCAGTGAGTTCTTTGCATGAGAATGAATCGGTTATTTTATCAATCATAGCGGCAATCCAACTGCCACTTATGTTGGCGATCATTTGTTTTTGCTACATTACATTTAAACGTTTATCGCAACGCCTTATCGTATTACGTGAAAACATCGACTTGCTTTCACAAGGTAATGCCGATCTAACTACACGTGTAGAGATCAAGGCAAACGATGAAGTCGGTGATATTGGTCATTCAGTGAATAACTTTATCAATTATTTACATACCTTAATGTTATCGGTGAATGATTCATCTATAAAAATATCGGGATCACTAGCCCAAGTAGAAGAACAAACTCACATCACCAATAACATTGTCATTAGCCACGCGCAAGAAACAGAACAAGCGGTGACTGCGATGGAGGAAATGAGTACCACAGCCACTATTGTGGCAACCAATGCAGCTGATGCGGCCGCTTCTACCCAGCAAATGCACGACGCAGTTTCACAATCAAAACTAACGGTGATACGTGCATCAAATAATGTTCAAACACTATTGGATGATGTGGAAGACACTGTAGTCAATATTGAGAGCATGGCGCAGCATACCCAACAGATAAGTAAGGTATTAACCGTGATTGGTGATATTGCTGAGCAAACTAACTTACTGGCGCTAAATGCCGCCATTGAAGCAGCGCGAGCTGGCGAGCAAGGTCGCGGGTTTGCCGTAGTCGCAGATGAAGTAAGAGCATTAGCAGCGCGTACACAAAATAGTACCTCAGAAATTAATACCATGTTATCCAAGCTTAATTCCGGTGTTAATGCCGTGGTGACAGCAATGGATAAAACCAAAGAGCGCTGTGTAACGACTGCAACCGATACTCAAGAAGTCAATCAAGATTTAGACAGTATGGAAGTTGCGATTGCCACTATTAGTGAACTGACGATCCAGATCGCTTCAGCGGCAGAAGAACAGAGTACAGTAAGTAATGAAGTCACGCGTAACATGAGTGAAATACAGCACATCGTTAGCGAACTCTCAAGTAATGCTGAACATACAGCAACAACTACGAAAGAGCTTGGGGTAATGAATACCGAGTTAAAAGATGTGGTAGGGAAATTTAATTTATAA
- a CDS encoding multidrug effflux MFS transporter produces the protein MNKKPHIGLILALMMFPQIVETIYSPVLPHLANSFDVSIHTATQTLSIYFSAFALGVIFWGRIADLIGRRPTILIGLCTYGLGSILALVATDFNMVMVARFTSAFGAAVGSVVTQTMLRDSYNGNDLVKVFTLMGMGISLSPVIGLISGGFIAEYAGHLGVFSVLLILAILLFLVTLKALPETRPDKIVKVNLITLLMRMLKDSNIRYNAILVALFNLVLFSYYSLAPFIFSKLDFSSIEFGYTGIALAFGSLLGSILNKRLLQAKYTSQSLLRLACCLVLLGSAGVYLTQDSVWLLAPMLIVVMSYGIAIPNILAHALAQYKDIAGSAGAVFGLFYYLLLGAALAITGILNNLGLVLMLAAVIILVCTVQLNRAVQKNGR, from the coding sequence ATGAACAAAAAACCACACATCGGCCTTATATTGGCTTTAATGATGTTTCCACAAATTGTCGAAACCATCTACAGTCCGGTATTGCCACACCTTGCAAACAGTTTCGATGTCAGCATTCATACCGCGACGCAAACCTTATCTATTTACTTTAGTGCATTTGCATTGGGTGTCATCTTTTGGGGACGTATCGCCGATCTAATTGGCCGTCGACCGACTATACTAATTGGCTTATGCACTTACGGGTTAGGGTCTATATTGGCGCTAGTCGCCACGGATTTTAATATGGTGATGGTGGCCCGATTTACGTCTGCATTTGGCGCAGCAGTTGGTTCAGTCGTGACTCAAACTATGCTGCGAGATAGCTATAACGGTAATGATTTAGTTAAAGTGTTCACGCTAATGGGTATGGGGATCTCACTGAGTCCGGTCATCGGTTTAATATCAGGTGGCTTTATCGCTGAGTACGCGGGTCATTTGGGCGTGTTTTCAGTGTTACTTATACTGGCGATATTATTATTTTTAGTGACACTTAAAGCATTGCCCGAAACGCGCCCTGACAAGATAGTAAAAGTTAACCTAATTACTTTACTCATGCGAATGCTTAAAGACAGTAACATTCGTTACAACGCTATTTTGGTCGCCCTGTTTAATTTAGTGTTATTTAGCTATTATTCACTCGCGCCATTTATCTTTAGCAAACTCGATTTTAGCTCGATTGAATTTGGTTACACTGGCATCGCATTAGCGTTTGGCAGTTTACTCGGTAGCATCCTTAACAAACGTTTGCTGCAAGCGAAATATACATCACAGTCATTACTACGTTTAGCCTGTTGTTTAGTATTGTTAGGCAGTGCAGGGGTTTACCTCACCCAAGACAGCGTTTGGTTATTAGCACCTATGCTAATTGTGGTAATGAGCTACGGTATTGCCATCCCTAATATTCTTGCGCACGCACTCGCACAATATAAAGATATCGCGGGATCTGCAGGCGCAGTATTTGGCTTATTCTATTATTTGCTCTTAGGCGCGGCATTGGCCATCACTGGTATCTTAAATAACTTAGGCTTGGTGCTGATGCTAGCAGCTGTCATCATCTTAGTCTGCACTGTTCAGCTTAATCGAGCAGTGCAGAAAAACGGCCGCTAA
- a CDS encoding Fis family transcriptional regulator: MTKTEKKIDNNLCKVLTDVCETAKDDIQGFQWLTHQVNYANFPASLKLTCVFDSNADIAQLTASKQDLRLQGLLTQALMSMDVKLKNPNKQIKFDSEENCAHDNGGNWTKRLA; this comes from the coding sequence ATGACTAAAACAGAAAAGAAGATTGATAATAATTTATGTAAAGTGCTTACCGATGTTTGTGAAACGGCAAAGGACGACATTCAGGGTTTTCAATGGTTAACACATCAGGTTAATTACGCTAATTTTCCGGCATCGTTAAAGCTGACTTGTGTGTTTGATAGCAATGCTGATATTGCCCAGTTGACAGCATCGAAGCAAGACTTGCGTTTGCAAGGACTGTTAACGCAAGCACTTATGTCGATGGATGTAAAACTCAAAAATCCCAATAAACAGATCAAGTTTGATAGTGAAGAAAACTGTGCTCATGATAATGGCGGCAATTGGACTAAACGTTTAGCTTAG
- a CDS encoding helix-turn-helix transcriptional regulator, with amino-acid sequence MASIAEGQQFNADTLTNQVIGIATDIGQHDSGMHKHNKGQLLYAPVGCISITLDGMQSVLPPTRAAWIPAGMMHCARMRNVVSYRSLYFSTELAMLLPTTMCIVEVNVLLQALIERMAFWDWDKPELEQANTLALFCDELAVAPVQQLHLPLPQDPRLQTWLTALMANDLPPQPLNQLQTEIGASGKTISRIFSRETGMPYQAWRQQWRLLNAIERLAEGQRISTVAFDLDFTSDSAFISFFRQHTGSTPAKYLRYHEQG; translated from the coding sequence ATGGCAAGTATTGCAGAAGGTCAGCAATTTAATGCGGATACGTTAACCAATCAGGTCATAGGTATCGCCACGGATATCGGTCAGCATGACTCGGGGATGCACAAGCATAATAAAGGTCAGTTATTATATGCACCCGTAGGTTGTATCAGTATTACCCTCGATGGCATGCAATCGGTATTACCACCGACACGTGCTGCTTGGATCCCGGCGGGGATGATGCACTGCGCGCGTATGCGTAATGTGGTGTCGTATCGTTCGTTATATTTCAGCACCGAGCTGGCGATGTTATTACCGACGACGATGTGCATTGTCGAAGTGAACGTATTATTACAAGCATTGATTGAACGTATGGCATTTTGGGATTGGGATAAACCGGAATTAGAACAAGCCAATACTCTAGCGTTATTTTGTGACGAACTGGCTGTGGCCCCTGTGCAGCAGTTACACCTACCGTTACCACAAGATCCACGATTACAAACATGGTTAACGGCGCTAATGGCAAATGACTTGCCTCCGCAACCACTAAACCAATTACAAACGGAGATTGGTGCTAGTGGTAAAACCATAAGTCGCATATTTTCTCGGGAAACTGGCATGCCTTATCAAGCGTGGCGGCAGCAATGGCGGTTGCTTAATGCCATCGAACGCTTAGCTGAAGGACAGCGTATTTCGACTGTTGCATTTGACTTAGACTTTACCAGTGACAGTGCATTTATTAGTTTTTTTCGCCAACATACTGGCTCAACACCGGCAAAATATCTACGCTATCATGAGCAGGGCTAA
- a CDS encoding Rho-binding antiterminator: MMKCEQYDYIEIVCMYQYPIKLILKSGCEIVGVGVDTKRNESREECIKMTIDGETSLVVLDTILTLEVQVDNPHFKSVTFD; this comes from the coding sequence ATGATGAAATGCGAGCAATATGATTACATTGAAATAGTATGTATGTATCAATACCCCATTAAATTAATCCTTAAATCGGGTTGTGAAATCGTGGGTGTCGGCGTCGATACTAAACGTAATGAGTCGAGGGAAGAGTGTATTAAGATGACGATTGATGGTGAGACAAGTCTTGTTGTTCTTGATACGATATTAACACTCGAAGTGCAGGTCGATAATCCACACTTTAAGAGTGTCACGTTTGATTAA